The following proteins are co-located in the Candida dubliniensis CD36 chromosome 3, complete sequence genome:
- a CDS encoding mitochondrial 37S ribosomal protein MRP1 (Similar to S. cerevisiae MRP1), translating into MIRRSSLIFTRSISTSFSLPVNKTLEIFKATNANFEGLFTNNAINQLWFQRGQQLVQNLNQHLAQTNNGLLSDTNTSGTNDNGNENIVNYSLNEIVSITMNKPELFHIHKNATNLYNLQFFFENIRQLEQQPQEIIPSGPEVLLKTPKDQFKNVPSDKELVDWIEHSFGSIQELRNLIINSAKGIKGDGTVWLVAESTMSENYLSKSNFSSPLFHNLAIVNTYNGGMIDDSERSGQLRRMKSVLQQQQQQEEEEEGEGKSTENKQKNNSTSEFELGSVEQAELETAFHNKRLVPALAIDVSPRNYLIDYGAYGKQQYLENVWECIDWDIVLRRLPPRSKQVITV; encoded by the coding sequence ATGATTAGAAGATCTTCCCTTATATTCACTAGATCCATATCGAcatctttttcattacCAGTGAATAAGACTTTAGAAATTTTCAAGGCAACAAATGCCAATTTTGAAGGATTATTCACTAACAATGctataaatcaattatggTTTCAAAGAGGTCAACAATTAGTTCAAAACTTGAATCAACACTTAGCCCAAACCAATAATGGATTACTTAGTGACACCAATACCAGTGGTACCAATGATAATggtaatgaaaatattgttaattATTCTTTAAATGAAATCGTATCTATCACAATGAATAAGCCAGAATTATTTCATATTCATAAAAATGCCActaatttatataatttacaatttttctttgaaaatattCGACAATtagaacaacaaccacaagaAATCATACCTAGTGGACCAGaagttttattaaaaacTCCAAAAgatcaatttaaaaatgttCCACTGGATAAAGAATTAGTTGATTGGATTGAACATTCATTTGGATCGATTCAAGAATTaagaaatttgattataaattcTGCAAAGGGGATAAAAGGTGATGGTACTGTTTGGTTAGTAGCTGAAAGTACCATGAGTGAGAATTATTTGAGTAAAAgtaatttttcatcaccATTATTTCATAATTTGGCAATTGTCAATACATATAATGGTGGTATGATTGATGATTCTGAAAGATCAGGTCAATTAAGAAGAATGAAGAGTGTattgcaacaacaacaacaacaagaagaagaagaagaaggagaaggCAAGTCAACagaaaacaaacaaaaaaacaactcAACTAGTGAGTTTGAATTGGGATCTGTTGAACAAGCTGAATTAGAAACAGCTTTCCATAATAAGAGATTGGTGCCTGCTTTAGCCATCGATGTTTCTCcaagaaattatttgattgacTATGGTGCATATGgtaaacaacaatatttggAAAATGTTTGGGAATGTATTGATTGGGATATCGTTTTAAGAAGATTACCACCAAGATCCAAACAAGTAATTACTGTGTAA
- a CDS encoding ATP-dependent RNA helicase, putative (Similar to S. cerevisiae DBP5), with product MSSEKVKRVEADASDLLASLSLNKSADKPEETKKGSTPDPSDLLAGLSLKKDDSKKPEEKKDVAEEPEKVEIKDDKKDEVKDDKKEELKDEVKEDAKDEPKEESTNLIKSSYEVKVKLADIQADPNSPLYSVKSFEELGLSPELLKGLYAMKFNKPSKIQEKALPLLLSNPPRNMIGQSQSGTGKTAAFSLTMLSRVDPNINMPQCICLSPTRELARQTLEVITTMGKFTNITTQLVVPNAYQRGSSVNAQVLVGTPGTVTDLMRRKQLNLSKMKVFVLDEADNMLEAQGLGDQAIRVKRGLPNGTQLVLFSATFPTEVREYAERLVPNANSLELKQEELNVDGIKQLYMDCRSEQHKFEVLCELYGLLTIGSSIIFVERKETADVLYGKMKKEGHTVSILHGGLDNEDRDRLIDDFREGRSKVLITTNVLARGIDIASVSMVVNYDMPIDKYGKPDPSTYLHRIGRTGRFGRVGVSISFIHDKRSYDILMAIKNYFGNVEMTRVPTDDWDEVEKIVKKVIKS from the coding sequence ATGTCAAGTGAGAAAGTAAAGAGAGTGGAAGCAGATGCATCTGATTTATTAGCTAGTCTTTCATTGAACAAAAGTGCAGATAAACCTgaagaaaccaaaaagGGATCAACACCTGACCCTTCTGATTTATTGGCCGGTCTctctttaaaaaaagatgatTCAAAGAAAccagaagaaaagaaagatgtTGCTGAAGAGCCTGAAAAGGTGGAAATTAAAGATGACAAGAAAGATGAAGTCAAAGATGACAAAAAAGAGGAATTAAAGGATGAGGTGAAGGAAGATGCCAAAGATGAACCTAAAGAAGAATCTACTAATTTAATCAAGTCATCTTATGAAGTCAAAGTTAAATTAGCTGACATCCAAGCTGATCCTAATTCACCATTGTATTCTGTCAAAtcatttgaagaattaggTTTATCACcagaattattgaaaggGTTATATGCCATGAAATTCAACAAACCTTCCAAGATTCAAGAAAAGgcattaccattattactTTCAAACCCACCAAGAAATATGATTGGGCAATCACAATCAGGTACTGGTAAAACAGCAGCATTTTCATTGACAATGTTATCAAGAGTTGAtccaaatataaatatgCCTCAAtgtatttgtttatcaCCAACTAGAGAATTGGCTAGACAAACTTTAGAAGTCATTACCACTATGGGTAAATTCACCAATATCACTACCCAATTGGTGGTACCTAATGCTTATCAAAGAGGTTCGTCTGTCAATGCTCAAGTGTTAGTTGGTACACCAGGGACCGTTACTGATCTCATGAGAAGgaaacaattaaatcttAGCAAAATGaaagtttttgttttagaTGAAGCCGATAATATGTTGGAAGCACAAGGATTGGGTGATCAAGCTATTAGAGTTAAAAGAGGTTTACCTAATGGTACTCAATTGGTGTTATTTTCTGCCACTTTCCCAACTGAAGTTCGTGAATATGCTGAAAGACTTGTACCTAATGCTAATTCTTTAGAATTGAAGCAAGAGGAATTAAATGTTGATGgtattaaacaattatatATGGATTGTCGTTCTGAGCAACACAAATTCGAAGTTTTATGTGAATTATACGGGTTGTTGACCATTGgttcatcaattatatttgttgaaaGGAAAGAAACCGCTGATGTATTATATggtaaaatgaaaaaagaaggTCATACTGTGTCTATTTTGCATGGTGGATTAGATAATGAAGACAGAGAtagattaattgatgatttccGTGAAGGTAGATCCAAAGTTTTAATTACAACCAATGTTTTGGCTAGAGGTATTGATATTGCATCTGTTTCCATGGTGGTTAATTATGATATgccaattgataaatatggAAAACCAGACCCATCAACTTATTTGCATAGAATTGGTAGAACTGGTAGATTTGGTAGAGTTGGGGTATCCatttcatttattcatGACAAAAGATCATATGATATTTTAATGGccattaaaaattattttggtAATGTTGAAATGACTAGAGTTCCAACAGACGATTGGGATGAAGTggaaaaaattgttaaaaaaGTAATTAAAAGTTAA
- a CDS encoding dolichyl pyrophosphate Glc1Man9GlcNAc2 alpha-1,3-glucosyltransferase, putative (Similar to S. cerevisiae ALG8;~In S. cerevisiae: involved in N-linked glycosylation; adds glucose to the dolichol-linked oligosaccharide precursor prior to transfer to protein during lipid-linked oligosaccharide biosynthesis): MAKKKTAGPQPSYSKGRTKITTETETISTQTDSEATTTTTTTTTNRYSLLNIWVISLALKILLFIGYHSTDFDVHRNWLAITNKLPISQWYIENTSQWTLDYPPFFAYFEYLLSLLVPQFVKDDGCLDIVEIGQYGLPTIYFQRITVIISELILFYALQTIVNTSPTLSAKRRMYVATASLALSPGLILIDHIHFQYNGMMYGILLLCINSARLQQYVLCGFWFSILLCFKHIYLYLAPAVFIFLLRGYCLKFNWNKRKNCFINIVNFIQWINLFKLGGVVILVFAIAFGPFYNVFPQLISRLFPFSRGLTHAYWAPNIWAVYSFLDRVLIQVYKKIPMSKYPLLKIFQFDPTLLANNELLKTSTRGIVGDIEFFILPTITPKLTFLLTLFYQIMALIPLFIQPTYRRFVGALTLCGYASFLFGWHVHEKAILLVIFPMTLLVARDKRLLTPFNLLVSCGYGSLFPLIFTCNEWLIKVVYTYTWYIIFYFNFRKVVRPSRNNIGRGSGIILDRMVNLYILLFNVVVIITSLFDLFKHKYPVLQNFEFLNLMIYSVYCAIGIISSWNGFCWLYFVDDGIWNQDQ, encoded by the coding sequence atggcCAAGAAGAAGACTGCAGGACCACAACCATCATATTCCAAAGGTAGGACCAAAATAAcaacagaaacagaaacaatAAGCACACAAACAGATAGTGAagccaccaccaccaccaccaccaccaccaccaatcGTTATTCACTTCTAAATATATGGGTGATTTCTTTAGCACttaaaattcttcttttcattgGGTATCATTCCACAGATTTTGATGTTCATAGAAATTGGTTGGCAATCACCAATAAACTTCCAATTTCTCAATGGtatattgaaaatactTCTCAATGGACATTAGATTATCCACCATTTTTCGcttattttgaatatttattatcattattggtACCACAATTTGTTAAAGATGATGGATGTTTggatattgttgaaattggtCAATATGGATTACCAACAATTTATTTCCAACGAATTACTGTCATTATTAGtgaattgatattattttatgCATTACAAACAATTGTTAATACTTCACCAACTCTTTCtgcaaaaagaagaatgtATGTTGCCACGGCTAGTCTTGCATTATCTCCCGGATTGATACTTATTGATCATATACATTTCCAATATAATGGTATGATGTATGGAATACTACTATTATGTATAAATAGTGCCCGTTTACAACAATATGTATTATGTGGATTTTGGTTTTCTATATTGTTATGTTTCAaacatatttatttatatttggCTCCAGCAGTATTTATTTTCCTTCTTCGAGGttattgtttgaaatttaaTTGGAATAAACGtaaaaattgtttcatcaatattgtcaattttattcaatggatcaatcttttcaaattagGTGGAGTAGTAATTTTGGTATTTGCAATTGCTTTTGGTCCATTCTATAATGTTTTCCCACAATTGATTTCTCGATTATTCCCATTTAGTCGTGGTTTAACTCATGCATATTGGGCCCCTAATATTTGGGCAGTTTATTCATTTCTTGATCGAGTATTGATTCaagtttataaaaaaatccCCATGAGTAAATATcctttattgaaaatatttcaatttgatccAACTTTATTGgctaataatgaattattgaaaacttCTACTCGAGGTATTGTGGgtgatattgaatttttcataCTTCCAACAATAACTCCTAAATTGACTTTTCTATTGAcattattttatcaaatcatGGCTTTAATCCCATTATTCATTCAACCCACTTATAGACGATTTGTTGGTGCCCTCACATTATGTGGCTATgcatcatttttatttggatGGCACGTACATGAAAAAGCGATTTTATTAGTCATTTTCCCCATGACATTATTGGTCGCTCGAGATAAAAGATTATTAACTCCATTTAACTTATTAGTTAGTTGTGGTTATGGATCTTTATTCCCCCTTATTTTCACTTGTAATGAATGGCTAATTAAAGTGGTTTACACTTATACTTGGtacattatattttatttcaattttagaaAAGTAGTAAGACCTTCAAGGAATAACATTGGTCGTGGTAGTGGAATCATTTTAGACAGAATGgtcaatttatatattttacTTTTCAATGTCGTTGTTATTATAACTagtttgtttgatttgtttaaaCATAAATACCCAGTTTTgcaaaattttgaattcttaaatttgatgatttatagTGTTTATTGTGCTATTGGAATAATTAGTAGTTGGAATGGATTCTGTTGGTtgtattttgttgatgacgGTATATGGAACCAAGATCAATAA
- a CDS encoding uncharacterized protein ydr348c homologue, putative (spliced gene), with the protein MYQQPSNHSYSSTDSLRWSSNNPFRQASISQTQPRNNFDEWVDKNKQLLDLSSDDEEDDAGAVGFHQSTESFGRPSAFPPTPVRADSDSSINYARMSKNPFASALSQSEDKPRAQTSNKPSRAPPRPPKPSQKQPPPPSYEEAAGPEAAKKSYPREKEGRSDESRERRRENSRSGHSRENGHSRSHGREQGHGHDRERRSHRSKKSPSKKKSDPVKPKNLDTIDKLDVTGFVGFHHDGPFDACAPHRNVKKEKAPVMAFPIDGPNNSIAGGTNMTKDDQLNLAFGNYHDEAPVIKTNRTQNDPTSSIYTPKLNPSVINFDSNTNSTPIHGSTTAGLGSTTFLDGAPAPKGDELLNPNVGVGRKKSIVQRLRKNSGSESTSRRSSNDGLHPPSPPYQEPRRGSLNTLELDSGDNELKPPGNSFIRRVRSLKVRK; encoded by the exons ATGTACCAACAACCATCAAATCATTCATATTCGTCAACGGATTCTTTGAGATGGTCGTCAAATAACCCTTTCCGCCAAGCATCAATCAGTCAAACCCAGCCACGcaataattttgatgaatGGGTGGACAAGAATAAACAGTTGTTAGATTTGTCTAGTgacgatgaagaagatgatgcCGGCGCGGTGGGATTCCATCAAAGTACTGAGAGTTTTGGTAGACCAAGTGCATTTCCACCTACTCCTGTTCGTGCAGATAGTGATTCAAGTATAAACTATGCAAG AATGTCCAAGAATCCATTTGCTTCAGCTTTGTCACAACTGGAAGATAAACCACGAGCACAAACTTCAAATAAACCAAGTCGTGCTCCACCGCGTCCACCAAAACCTTCACAGAAACAACCACCGCCACCAAGTTATGAGGAGGCTGCTGGACCTGAAGCCGCAAAGAAAAGCTACCCTAGAGAGAAAGAAGGTAGAAGTGATGAATCTAGAGAACGAAGAAGAGAGAATAGTAGAAGTGGTCACAGTAGAGAAAATGGTCACAGTCGTAGTCATGGCAGAGAACAAGGTCATGGTCATGATAGGGAAAGAAGAAGCCACCGCAGTAAGAAGTCACCAAGCAAGAAAAAGAGTGACCCCGTCAAACCAAAGAACTTGGATACAATCGATAAGTTGGATGTTACTGGGTTTGTTGGATTCCATCATGATGGTCCCTTTGATGCATGTGCACCTCATAGAAACGTAAAGAAGGAAAAGGCTCCGGTTATGGCGTTCCCTATTGATGGGCCTAACAATTCAATAGCTGGAGGAACAAATATGACCAAAGACgatcaattaaatcttgCCTTTGGAAATTACCATGACGAAGCTCCAGTTATCAAGACCAATAGAACACAAAATGACCCAACATCAAGTATTTATACCCCAAAACTAAATCCTTCAGTGATTAATTTTGACTCCAATACCAATTCTACTCCAATTCACGGGTCGACTACTGCTGGTTTAGGGTCTACCACGTTTTTGGATGGCGCACCTGCGCCTAAAGGTGATGAACTTTTGAATCCAAATGTTGGTGTGGGAAGGAAAAAGTCAATAGTACAAAgattaagaaaaaatagTGGATCTGAGAGCACTTCAAGAAGAAGTTCTAATGACGGATTACATCCTCCTTCTCCACCTTACCAAGAACCAAGAAGAGGATCATTAAATACATTAGAATTAGATAGTGGTGACaatgaattgaaaccaCCAGGTAACTCATTTATAAGGAGAGTAAGAAGTTTGAAAGtaagaaaatga
- a CDS encoding phosphatidyl inositol 3-phosphate binding protein, putative (Similar to S. cerevisiae PIB2;~In S. cerevisiae: involved in telomere-proximal repression of gene expression), which produces MADTKVLSPTIPSQDEVMTQSQQQQQVNQKYSSGSTQSPTLTPDSQQFSKNSQKQPRYDRKPLTPSAILQDYNNNTQSSSEQKMVSTASTTPISTNNNTPKRGKQQQQQQQQQQQSEELGSFSFTKKDIVKVNSVASDLHSNITSSICRSDKSSCRNSTGTSTSTTISNNNNNNKNNTDDDLTFKDFDYDEQIRFPRVNTYYTYSTKKTSFSSNEDKPSTKSHPSSDSIFKHVTKEEQTQGQLNEGDKEHEHDYTPANFDLNQPLRRYSVPLQLKESPEEQLLHKFAENNKIYERSMKSGPESASESESESESNIDSPPQLRLKNQTSFLKTKEINYNKHLKPLYQLKKPLLTPAVLRPAYTNEHENLPPPTVIPPTSSYTIIIPNSDYFHSTGGLPNCTNEPVHDHWKDNALTSNCMWCVKPFHNPIVSMICDVPRRHHCRFCGLIFCADCLVNKTILIDHEARFVIPILSNTTETKLQQFFTNSKSKVCKKCGMVYDNLIEELNKSETEYTTSFVLVDNPFRKDHSKGNDYSFAQQQLEQQSSHTEKRLSVADVPNDWVWSSF; this is translated from the coding sequence ATGGCCGACACAAAGGTTCTTTCCCCAACGATACCTTCACAAGATGAGGTGATGACTCAGTctcaacaacagcaacaagtAAACCAGAAGTATTCTTCAGGATCAACCCAAAGTCCAACCTTAACCCCCGATTCCcaacaattttcaaaaaatctGCAAAAGCAACCTCGATACGATAGAAAACCATTAACACCTTCCGCCATCTTGCAAGattacaacaataatactCAATCATCAAGCGAACAAAAAATGGTTTCCACAGCTTCAACAACTCCAATatcaactaataataatactccAAAACGTGGgaaacagcaacaacaacaacaacaacaacaacagcagtCGGAAGAACTTGGTTCATTTTCATTCACAAAAAAAGACATTGTCAAAGTTAATTCAGTTGCATCTGATTTACATTCCAATATCACTTCTAGCATTTGTCGTAGTGATAAATCTAGTTGTCGAAATAGTACCGGTACCAGTACAAGTACTACTATTagcaataacaacaacaataacaaaaataatactgACGACGATTTAACATTTAAGGattttgattatgatgaGCAAATTAGATTTCCTCGTGTCAATACTTATTACACTTATAGTACCAAAAAGACTTCTTTTAGTTCTAATGAAGATAAACCAAGTACCAAATCACATCCAAGTAgtgattcaattttcaagCATGTCACAAAGGAAGAACAAACCCAAGGTCAACTAAATGAAGGTGACAAAGAACATGAACACGATTACACTCCAGCAAACtttgatttgaatcaaCCATTGAGAAGATATTCAGTACCATTAcaattaaaagaatcaCCTGAGGAACAATTGTTACATAAATTTgcagaaaataataaaatttacGAACGACTGATGAAATCAGGACCTGAATCGGCATCAGAATCCGAATCCGAATCAGAATCAAACATAGACTCACCACCACAATTgagattgaaaaatcaaaccaGTTTTCTCAAgacaaaagaaattaattacaataaacatttgaaaccattgtatcaattgaaaaagccACTTTTAACTCCGGCAGTATTACGACCAGCTTATACTAATGAACATGAAAATTTGCCTCCTCCAACAGTCATACCACCAACATCATCGTACACCATTATAATACCCAATTCAGATTATTTCCATAGTACTGGAGGTCTACCCAATTGTACTAATGAACCTGTTCATGATCATTGGAAGGACAATGCATTAACAAGCAATTGCATGTGGTGTGTTAAGCCATTCCATAATCCTATTGTTTCTATGATTTGTGATGTACCTAGACGACATCATTGTCGATTTTGTGGATTGATATTTTGTGCCGATTGTTTGgttaataaaacaatattaattgatcatGAAGCACGATTTGTGATTccaatattatcaaatactACTGAAACcaaattacaacaatttttcacGAATTCTAAATCTAAAGTATGTAAGAAATGTGGCATGGTATATGATAATcttattgaagaattaaacaAACTGGAGACTGAGTATACAACGTCGtttgttttggttgatAATCCATTTAGAAAGGATCATAGCAAGGGTAATGATTATCTGTTTgcacaacaacaactagaACAACAATCATCTCATACCGAGAAGAGGCTCAGTGTTGCTGATGTACCTAATGATTGGGTTTGGAGTTCATTTTAA
- the PMP3 gene encoding plasma membrane proteolipid, putative, whose protein sequence is MNSEKIIEIIIAIFLPPVAVFMKCGATTPLWINLVLCIFIWFPAILHALYVVLKD, encoded by the coding sequence ATGAATTCTGAAaagattattgaaattatcattGCTATTTTCTTACCACCAGTGGCCGTGTTTATGAAATGTGGTGCCACTACCCCATTATGGATTAACTTGGTATTATGTATCTTTATTTGGTTCCCTGCTATCTTGCATGCCTTATACGTTGTTTTGAAAGATTAA
- the POX2 gene encoding acyl-coenzyme A oxidase 2, putative (probably involved in the fatty acid beta-oxidation pathway), which translates to MLQNLSHFDISYLKINLSAPLFPFITSIFFFVIFHISLLSTFNIKHFISKMAMLTKSIHDEDHVEKKDPDTTPRTVQNVVSSRSPPNPAKDIAEERNRTDWDLKEMHEFLEGDEAKSEQVLRLYQSIERDPILQTRPEQFDITQKEERELVATRINQMTKYMEIESAEKFRRRLQLMTIIDPSMGIRMLVNIGLFINCIKGNGTQKQYDFWAKSKEGAIVKQIHGSFGMTELGHGSNVAGCETTATFDEKTDTFIIDTPHIGATKWWIGGAAHSATHTVCYARLIVKDVDYGVKTFVVPLRDSNHNLLPGVAIGDIGAKMGRHGVDNGWIQFTEVRIPRFFMLQRWCKVDRQGNVTLPPLEQLSYISLLEGRVGMATDSYRIGARYITIALRYAVGRRQFANGKGKEETKLIDYTLHQRRLLPYLAMTYAAALGTDRLERQHEELLENLDKALATKDKLLLKNTINGTKSMFVDSGSLKSTLTWFAADLINETRQACGGHGYSSYNGFGKSYDDWVVQCTYEGDNNVLGMSAGKTIIKTVQQVLNGKPLQDSTLEFLNDAPTLAKAKKAVIRIKEHVDDVDRVLKAIAGLISKFSSDLIAVSHQSWDSIGPQRVILSKLRCHYYLLETFNERLNDKIKAKSPARPHLENIIKLYYVTNILGPFIDEFLRFGVISPKVAKYITGEYPQRLCAIARPYIIGLTDSFQQPDNIINSLIGRYDGNIYTNYLDSVKDINNPLNHKAPYSEDLEAMLNRQSIPQRERFERSKEAAAQLSK; encoded by the coding sequence ATGTTACAGAACCTTAGCCATTTCGATATTTcatatttaaaaataaacctaTCTGCCCCCCTTTTTCCCTTCATCAcctctatttttttttttgtaatttttcatatttcaCTTCTCTCAACTTTCAACATCAAACACTTTATTTCGAAAATGGCTATGCTTACTAAATCTATACATGATGAAGATCATGTAGAAAAAAAGGATCCTGACACCACTCCAAGAACCGTTCAAAATGTTGTTTCATCAAGGTCACCTCCAAACCCAGCCAAGGACATTGCTGAAGAAAGAAATCGTACTGACTGGGATCTTAAGGAGATGCATGAATTTTTAGAAGGTGATGAAGCTAAATCTGAACAAGTTTTACGTTtgtatcaatcaattgaacGTGACCCAATCTTGCAAACCAGACCTGAACAATTTGACATCACTCAAAAGGAAGAAAGAGAATTGGTTGCCACCAGAATCAACCAAATGACCAAGTATATGGAAATTGAATCAGCTGAAAAATTCAGAAGAAGATTGCAATTGATGACAATCATTGATCCATCAATGGGTATTAGAATGTTGGTCAATATTGGATTATTCATAAACTGTATCAAAGGTAATGGTACTCAAAAGCAATATGATTTCTGGGCTAAATCTAAAGAAGGGGCTATTGTCAAACAAATCCACGGTTCTTTTGGTATGACCGAATTAGGTCATGGTTCCAATGTTGCCGGCTGTGAAACCACCGCCacatttgatgaaaaaacCGACACTTTTATCATTGATACTCCCCACATTGGTGCCACTAAATGGTGGATTGGGGGTGCTGCTCATTCTGCCACCCACACTGTTTGTTACGCCAGATTAATTGTCAAAGACGTCGATTACGGGGTAAAGACTTTTGTTGTCCCATTAAGAGATTCAAACCACAATTTGTTACCAGGTGTTGCTATTGGTGACATTGGTGCTAAAATGGGTAGACATGGTGTTGATAATGGTTGGATTCAGTTCACTGAAGTTAGAATTCCAAGATTTTTCATGTTACAAAGATGGTGTAAAGTTGACCGTCAAGGTAATGTCACTTTGCCACCTTTGGAACAATTGTCTTATATTTCTCTTTTGGAAGGTAGAGTTGGTATGGCTACTGATTCTTATAGAATTGGTGCTAGATATATTACCATTGCCTTAAGATATGCCGTTGGTAGAAGACAATTTGCCAACGGGAAAGGTAAAGAAGAaactaaattaattgaCTACACTTTGCACCAAAGAAGATTGTTACCATACTTGGCTATGACTTATGCTGCAGCTCTTGGTACTGACAGATTGGAACGTCAACACGAAGAATTGTTGGAAAACTTGGACAAGGCCTTGGCAACCAAAGACAAgttgttattgaaaaaCACCATCAATGGTACTAAATCCATGTTTGTTGATTCTGGTTCCTTAAAGTCTACATTGACTTGGTTTGCTGctgatttgatcaatgaaACCAGACAAGCTTGTGGTGGTCACGGTTATTCCTCCTACAATGGTTTTGGAAAGTCTTATGATGATTGGGTTGTTCAATGTACTTATGAAGGTGATAACAATGTCTTGGGAATGTCTGCTGGTAAGACCATTATCAAGACAGTTCAACAAGTTTTGAATGGGAAACCATTACAAGATTCCACCTTGGAATTCCTCAATGACGCCCCAACTTTAGCAAAGGCAAAGAAAGCCGTTATTAGAATTAAAGAAcatgttgatgatgttgacCGTGTTTTGAAAGCTATTGCTGGTTTGATTAGTAAATTTTCTTCAGATTTGATTGCTGTTTCACATCAATCTTGGGATTCAATTGGTCCACAAAGAGTCATTTTGTCTAAATTGAGATGTCATTACTACTTGTTGGAAACTTTTAACGAAAGACTAAACGACAAGATTAAAGCCAAATCTCCAGCCAGACCACACTTGGAgaatatcatcaaattaTACTATGTCACTAACATTTTAGGTccatttattgatgaattctTGAGATTTGGGGTCATTTCACCAAAGGTTGCTAAATACATTACTGGTGAATACCCACAAAGATTATGTGCTATTGCCAGACCATATATCATTGGTCTTACCGATTCTTTCCAACAACCAGATAACATCATCAACTCATTAATCGGTCGATATGATGGTAATATCTACACAAACTACTTGGATTCTGTGAAAGATATCAATAACCCATTGAACCACAAGGCTCCATACTCTGAGGATTTGGAAGCCATGTTGAATCGTCAATCGATTCCTCAAAGAGaaagatttgaaagaagTAAAGAAGCAGCTGctcaattatcaaaataa